A stretch of the Bdellovibrio sp. 22V genome encodes the following:
- a CDS encoding small ribosomal subunit Rsm22 family protein has translation MSRQYSYPASFEESLTQALASFQLTLKDSKALAKCVLALSDYFIQKPEAPTPWNETWAQVAYLCYYLPLNASRLRGIVAEAEKRNFFQGLERVIDFGAGLATASLVLSEKQAFRFQLIERAAEPQKLIETFFPQFTAEEWQRTFSAPKLKDPQKTLAVFSYSLTELSDIPDWAYECEALMLVEPSTQQDGRKLLQLRQKLLDKGYHVWAPCTHEGPCPLLTQSKTDWCHDRVHFAAPEWFLKMEEQLPMKNRTLTMSYLLMRKTPAEKIPAARVVGDRLQEKGKDRQMICRGPEREFLAWMHKTKIEQEIPRGVLVQIPESDVQKVSNELRVQKEIQRL, from the coding sequence ATGTCGAGACAGTATTCTTACCCCGCATCTTTTGAGGAGTCGTTAACCCAAGCTCTTGCAAGCTTTCAACTGACATTGAAGGACTCTAAAGCTTTGGCGAAATGCGTGCTCGCACTGTCAGACTATTTTATTCAAAAACCGGAGGCTCCGACGCCATGGAACGAAACCTGGGCGCAAGTGGCTTATCTTTGTTATTATCTTCCTTTGAACGCGTCTCGTTTGCGCGGGATCGTCGCTGAGGCCGAGAAACGAAACTTCTTTCAAGGCTTGGAACGAGTTATCGACTTCGGCGCGGGCCTTGCGACAGCGTCGTTGGTTTTATCTGAAAAGCAGGCTTTTCGTTTTCAGTTAATTGAAAGAGCGGCGGAACCGCAAAAACTGATCGAAACTTTTTTTCCGCAATTCACAGCGGAAGAATGGCAACGCACCTTTAGCGCTCCCAAACTTAAAGATCCCCAAAAAACCTTGGCGGTGTTTTCTTATTCACTGACGGAATTAAGCGATATCCCCGACTGGGCTTATGAGTGTGAAGCTTTGATGTTGGTGGAGCCTTCGACACAACAAGACGGCCGAAAGCTTCTGCAGCTTCGCCAAAAACTTTTGGATAAAGGTTATCATGTGTGGGCTCCATGTACCCATGAAGGACCTTGTCCGCTGCTGACACAGTCAAAGACCGATTGGTGCCATGATCGTGTTCACTTCGCAGCTCCCGAGTGGTTTTTAAAAATGGAAGAACAGCTTCCGATGAAAAACCGAACACTGACAATGAGCTATCTTTTAATGCGCAAGACGCCGGCTGAAAAAATCCCAGCGGCTCGCGTAGTCGGAGACCGCCTGCAGGAAAAAGGCAAAGATCGCCAAATGATTTGCCGAGGTCCCGAGCGCGAATTCTTGGCCTGGATGCACAAGACGAAGATTGAGCAAGAGATCCCTCGTGGCGTGCTTGTCCAAATCCCTGAAAGCGACGTGCAAAAAGTTTCAAACGAACTGCGCGTGCAGAAAGAGATTCAGCGTCTATGA
- a CDS encoding YheU family protein: MNDNEKLPPMEVPQEALSPEALRGIIESFILREGTDYGREEAAFETKFNQIKKQLDKGDVKIVFDPNTETVGIVTKIEWQRLLK; the protein is encoded by the coding sequence ATGAACGACAATGAAAAACTGCCGCCCATGGAAGTTCCCCAAGAAGCTTTAAGCCCGGAGGCTCTGCGTGGCATTATCGAGAGTTTTATTTTGCGCGAAGGAACAGACTATGGCCGCGAGGAAGCGGCCTTCGAAACAAAATTCAATCAGATTAAAAAGCAATTAGATAAGGGCGACGTGAAAATCGTCTTTGACCCCAACACGGAAACCGTCGGCATCGTCACTAAAATCGAGTGGCAACGCCTGCTTAAGTAA
- a CDS encoding transporter substrate-binding domain-containing protein: MNMRGLFARFGVLFVLLTLAVQAHATEAVTMISPYDTPPFVVDSTQEKGLIYDLAALLSKRSQGKYKFKVKILPRSRLVRSLQNGKSFVVPLVEPKWFEDAQETRFLWTSSLYDDQNIVLSTVKKPLNYEGPNSLEGKKTTDVLGHRNPTLEDLAKQGKVNKGETSSLAGSLKMLASGRIDFVISGGLATRYLIKDLGLQGSIYISEKPMEMIHRKILVSPDNKSLFEWLDKEIKKLRESEEWKTLLKAYEDSLNSVSYV, translated from the coding sequence ATGAATATGCGCGGTTTATTTGCTCGCTTCGGGGTTTTGTTTGTTCTGCTGACATTGGCGGTTCAAGCGCATGCTACTGAAGCTGTGACAATGATATCACCCTATGACACGCCTCCTTTTGTTGTGGATTCCACGCAAGAGAAAGGGTTGATTTATGACCTGGCGGCGCTGCTTTCGAAACGCTCTCAAGGTAAATACAAATTTAAAGTTAAAATCCTGCCGCGCAGTCGTCTTGTGCGAAGCCTGCAGAACGGTAAAAGTTTTGTCGTTCCTCTTGTAGAGCCCAAATGGTTTGAAGATGCGCAAGAGACAAGATTTTTATGGACGTCTTCTTTATATGACGATCAAAACATCGTGCTTTCAACGGTCAAAAAACCTCTGAACTATGAGGGGCCGAATTCTTTAGAAGGTAAAAAAACGACGGATGTTTTGGGTCATAGGAATCCGACGTTGGAAGACCTTGCGAAACAGGGAAAAGTGAATAAAGGCGAAACGAGTTCCCTGGCGGGCAGTCTAAAAATGTTAGCCAGCGGCCGTATTGATTTCGTTATTTCCGGTGGATTGGCGACACGTTATTTGATCAAAGACCTCGGCCTGCAGGGGTCGATTTATATCTCTGAAAAACCCATGGAAATGATCCATAGAAAAATCCTGGTGAGCCCTGATAATAAAAGCCTGTTCGAGTGGCTGGATAAAGAAATCAAGAAATTGCGTGAAAGTGAAGAGTGGAAAACTCTTTTGAAAGCTTATGAGGATTCACTAAATTCTGTCTCTTATGTATAA
- a CDS encoding DUF4423 domain-containing protein, translating into MQDVKQNSDFRQFLEDELARRSQNYPRYSLRAFARHLEVDSSFLSKILNGKRTVTMRTIRMFGERLNLTPDELQRFGEISREKKMKRKLERLLEKMPTEEREQSTISITVDENRLPEAKEKIKAFRKELAQFLDAGAAQGRTYQISVSLFPVSGFGINE; encoded by the coding sequence ATGCAGGACGTAAAACAAAACTCAGATTTTAGACAATTTCTTGAAGATGAATTGGCTCGTCGTAGCCAAAACTATCCCCGTTACTCACTCCGTGCGTTCGCGCGCCATCTAGAAGTGGACTCGTCTTTCTTGTCCAAAATTCTAAATGGTAAAAGAACTGTTACGATGAGAACAATCCGTATGTTCGGGGAGCGTTTGAACCTCACTCCGGATGAACTCCAGCGCTTCGGCGAGATTTCTCGCGAAAAGAAAATGAAGCGTAAATTGGAGCGTCTCTTGGAGAAAATGCCAACGGAAGAACGCGAGCAATCTACAATCTCTATCACTGTAGATGAAAACCGTCTTCCTGAAGCTAAAGAGAAAATCAAAGCTTTCCGCAAGGAATTGGCTCAGTTTCTCGATGCAGGGGCAGCACAAGGAAGAACTTATCAGATTTCCGTGTCGCTTTTTCCTGTTTCAGGATTCGGCATTAACGAATAA
- a CDS encoding tRNA (adenine(22)-N(1))-methyltransferase TrmK, with translation MYKLSERMQFIYDQLLPNKPVWDFCCDHGYMGLNAYESGRFPEVYFVDQVPHIVQQLEQRFHREYYREDALAKAFFLAKKGEDIDLPLTGTAIVAGVGAFTIFNILQELHQKGLLHAQRLILGPQRDELKLREMIRAEGDFGYPFCNEHYEILEKGRARKLLIFDKILEL, from the coding sequence ATGTACAAACTTTCCGAGCGCATGCAGTTTATCTATGATCAGCTTCTTCCCAACAAGCCTGTTTGGGACTTTTGCTGCGACCACGGCTATATGGGGCTGAATGCTTATGAAAGCGGGCGGTTTCCTGAGGTGTATTTTGTCGATCAAGTCCCGCATATTGTTCAGCAGCTCGAGCAGCGCTTTCACAGGGAGTATTATCGCGAGGACGCTCTCGCAAAGGCGTTCTTCCTGGCGAAAAAAGGTGAGGACATTGATCTTCCTTTAACAGGAACGGCCATCGTCGCGGGTGTGGGCGCCTTCACGATCTTCAATATTCTGCAGGAGCTTCATCAAAAAGGTCTTTTACACGCGCAAAGATTGATTTTGGGGCCACAACGAGATGAGCTGAAGTTGCGGGAGATGATCCGTGCAGAGGGCGATTTCGGCTACCCATTTTGTAATGAACATTACGAAATTTTAGAAAAAGGACGCGCCCGTAAGTTGTTGATATTTGATAAAATTTTAGAATTGTAA
- the gcvT gene encoding glycine cleavage system aminomethyltransferase GcvT — translation MKKTPLAETHEKLGARMVDFAGWYMPVQYVGLREEHNNVRNNVGLFDVSHMGEVRVKGPKALETLEWLTTNDVAKLNDGEAQYSLLPNDQGGLVDDIIVYCLKKNEDYLVCVNASNKDKDFAWMTKHNKGADMTDESDKWGQIAIQGPKALELCDRVFGFKVSEMKPFTLKAGEFQNHKIMVATTGYTGEKGCEVFVEAAGTAALWMTLLEQGKDLGVQSIGLGARDTLRTEMKYSLYGHEIDDTTNPYEAGLGWVIKPAKKDFMGKALIVGKKEAGLKQNLVGFKMLEKGIPRQGYSLFSFDNKEIGKVTSGTHSPTLDEPIGIAYIDTEFAKEGTEFLLDIRGRKVKAVVCKTPFVTK, via the coding sequence ATGAAAAAGACACCTCTCGCAGAAACACATGAAAAATTAGGCGCACGCATGGTCGACTTTGCTGGCTGGTACATGCCGGTTCAATACGTAGGCCTTCGTGAAGAACACAACAACGTTCGCAACAACGTGGGACTTTTCGATGTCTCACACATGGGCGAAGTTCGCGTAAAAGGACCTAAAGCTCTTGAAACTTTGGAATGGCTGACCACGAATGACGTTGCGAAATTGAATGACGGCGAAGCTCAGTATTCTCTTCTTCCGAATGATCAAGGCGGCTTGGTTGACGACATCATCGTTTATTGCCTGAAGAAAAATGAAGACTACTTGGTGTGCGTGAATGCTTCCAACAAAGACAAAGACTTTGCGTGGATGACCAAACACAACAAGGGCGCCGACATGACGGACGAGAGTGATAAATGGGGTCAGATCGCGATTCAAGGCCCGAAAGCTTTGGAATTGTGTGACCGTGTTTTCGGTTTCAAAGTCAGCGAAATGAAGCCGTTCACATTAAAAGCCGGCGAATTCCAAAATCACAAAATCATGGTGGCAACAACGGGCTACACAGGCGAAAAAGGCTGCGAAGTTTTCGTTGAGGCCGCAGGAACCGCGGCTTTATGGATGACTTTGTTAGAGCAAGGAAAAGACCTGGGAGTTCAATCCATCGGCTTGGGCGCCCGCGACACTTTGCGCACGGAAATGAAGTACTCTCTTTACGGCCACGAGATTGATGACACGACGAATCCATACGAAGCCGGCCTTGGCTGGGTGATTAAACCCGCTAAAAAAGACTTTATGGGTAAAGCTTTGATCGTGGGTAAAAAAGAAGCCGGTCTAAAGCAAAATCTTGTGGGATTTAAGATGCTTGAGAAGGGCATCCCTCGTCAGGGATACAGCCTATTTTCTTTTGACAACAAAGAAATCGGCAAGGTAACTAGTGGTACACACTCACCGACCCTCGATGAACCTATCGGGATTGCCTACATCGACACGGAGTTCGCTAAAGAAGGAACTGAGTTTCTTCTCGATATCCGCGGTCGCAAGGTGAAAGCGGTGGTTTGTAAGACCCCTTTTGTAACGAAATAA
- the gcvH gene encoding glycine cleavage system protein GcvH, protein MAFHIPEDYYYTKEHEWAQVDENIVTVGITEFAQDQLGEIVYVELPEEGQKITQGQTFGVIESVKAVSDLYAPVSGTVIEVNMALGDDPSVLNDDPVNEGWLVRIEMDTEKELANLMRAPDYKKLISEK, encoded by the coding sequence ATGGCATTTCACATCCCAGAAGACTACTACTACACAAAAGAACACGAATGGGCTCAAGTTGACGAGAACATCGTAACTGTTGGTATCACTGAGTTTGCTCAAGACCAATTGGGTGAAATCGTATACGTAGAGCTTCCAGAAGAAGGTCAAAAAATCACTCAAGGTCAAACTTTCGGCGTTATCGAGTCTGTTAAAGCCGTGAGCGACCTTTACGCTCCCGTTTCTGGAACTGTTATCGAAGTAAATATGGCTTTGGGCGACGATCCATCCGTATTGAACGACGATCCAGTAAACGAAGGTTGGTTAGTTCGTATCGAAATGGATACTGAAAAAGAACTCGCAAACCTTATGAGAGCTCCAGATTACAAAAAATTGATCAGCGAGAAGTAA
- a CDS encoding tail fiber domain-containing protein, which produces MVVGNNANNGFSLVEILLALGILTIASLGTMTLMSDSFQSQRSLQSKNNQMQMIQDIETLLGIADVCKNNLGGTLAGSHININALPVTIPELSTSGKNGFGSPPGVIAYQTWNASNNVTYYGGDLKITRMRLNRFTAVADATGAWTNQGFADFEIAVERTTALPGGIGFNQDKSKVKLKLILENTYAPGVDNAVVACVSAGNGDSLWIQNPNLSIYYPGGNVGIATSAPRSALDVNGAVRLKAGIPTSKNAAVGLAFEDNGDTGLFMANYNPGTPTSGVLNVFTEGQPRMVIAGNGNVGIGTTVPDYKLDVRANGLVISQVSSEDGDQVFFNVNSRIATGVPVGASMQSNAVDSYASFASTTSTNELRVASQSTSGIIRFIAGGSNPVNFERMRIDNSGNVGIGTQSPSRRLHVVGPVGSIVASFSDGAASCSIQPSAAGNISCSSDRRLKKNIEPVPDALSLEKILKLETVSYEWKHAAKGRHTGYIAQDVEKVAPELVTTADDGSKQVSYGGFIPWLSGAVKALYSYDLAQSRDIAELKTQMKTQHAEIQTLRKENQVLQLRLERLEKAFQTQSAQ; this is translated from the coding sequence GTGGTGGTTGGCAATAACGCGAACAATGGTTTTTCTCTCGTCGAGATTCTCTTGGCTCTGGGCATTTTAACTATTGCCTCCTTGGGAACGATGACGCTGATGTCAGACAGTTTTCAATCGCAAAGATCTTTGCAATCCAAGAACAATCAAATGCAGATGATCCAGGATATCGAAACACTTTTGGGAATTGCCGACGTATGCAAAAACAATCTCGGCGGAACTTTGGCTGGAAGCCACATCAATATTAACGCTCTTCCCGTGACTATTCCTGAACTCTCAACCAGCGGGAAAAACGGTTTCGGGAGTCCGCCCGGTGTCATCGCTTATCAAACGTGGAATGCCTCTAACAATGTCACTTATTATGGCGGAGATTTAAAAATCACGCGAATGAGATTGAATCGTTTTACGGCCGTTGCAGATGCGACAGGGGCTTGGACAAATCAGGGATTCGCCGATTTCGAAATTGCGGTGGAGCGCACCACAGCTCTTCCTGGCGGAATAGGTTTTAATCAGGACAAAAGCAAAGTGAAGCTTAAGCTGATTCTTGAAAATACGTATGCTCCCGGAGTCGACAACGCTGTCGTAGCGTGTGTCTCTGCGGGGAATGGCGATTCGCTGTGGATTCAGAATCCAAATCTTTCTATTTATTATCCCGGCGGAAACGTTGGTATTGCGACCTCCGCTCCCCGCAGTGCTCTTGATGTTAACGGTGCGGTTCGTTTGAAAGCGGGAATTCCTACAAGCAAAAATGCCGCCGTGGGTTTGGCCTTTGAAGACAACGGTGACACCGGACTTTTCATGGCGAACTATAATCCGGGAACGCCTACCTCCGGTGTGTTGAATGTTTTCACCGAGGGACAACCGCGCATGGTTATTGCCGGGAACGGCAATGTCGGTATTGGTACGACAGTTCCTGATTACAAACTGGATGTGCGCGCGAATGGCCTGGTGATCAGTCAAGTTTCGTCAGAGGACGGTGATCAGGTTTTCTTTAACGTGAACTCGCGCATTGCCACCGGGGTTCCCGTAGGTGCTTCGATGCAGTCCAATGCCGTGGATTCTTATGCATCGTTTGCTTCAACAACGTCGACCAATGAGTTGCGCGTGGCTTCGCAGAGTACAAGCGGGATTATTCGATTTATCGCTGGAGGTTCCAATCCCGTGAACTTTGAAAGAATGCGCATCGATAACTCCGGAAATGTCGGCATCGGCACGCAGTCTCCAAGTCGAAGACTTCACGTCGTGGGGCCGGTAGGTTCAATCGTGGCCTCCTTTTCTGACGGTGCTGCCAGTTGCTCGATCCAACCATCAGCGGCGGGAAATATCTCGTGTTCTTCGGATCGCAGATTGAAAAAAAATATTGAGCCCGTGCCCGATGCTCTTTCATTAGAGAAAATTCTGAAGCTAGAAACCGTCAGCTATGAGTGGAAACACGCCGCGAAGGGAAGGCACACGGGCTACATTGCCCAGGATGTTGAAAAGGTCGCTCCCGAACTTGTTACGACCGCCGATGACGGTTCCAAGCAAGTCAGCTATGGCGGTTTTATTCCCTGGCTTTCGGGCGCGGTGAAGGCGCTTTACTCTTATGATCTTGCACAATCCCGTGATATCGCGGAATTGAAAACTCAGATGAAGACTCAGCACGCGGAAATTCAAACATTGAGAAAAGAAAATCAAGTGTTGCAGCTTCGACTCGAGCGCTTGGAAAAAGCTTTTCAAACTCAGAGCGCCCAATAA
- a CDS encoding TfoX/Sxy family DNA transformation protein — translation MAKEPGELKWVEELLPEEGYRRKSMFGGFAYYIEEKIVLLIFESDDSRWNGVMFPVEKEFQEKALAKFPVLSPHRILPKWLYLPLNTDGFEEIVPDILREVLRPQSFWGSIPKPKGKKGTSPKTKKNKDDDIQVNIDTRRPRLFSDEPAEEKLKKAKRISDLKNLGAVSEKQFAKIGITTVPQFMKLGWKKTMKKLAEYDPKHRHSIYAYALIGALTNTEFNRISEEEKAEARAFVKSLPKVEKKKPKKKSR, via the coding sequence ATGGCAAAAGAACCAGGTGAACTTAAATGGGTCGAAGAACTTCTTCCTGAAGAAGGATATCGCCGCAAATCCATGTTTGGCGGATTTGCATATTATATTGAGGAGAAGATCGTTCTGCTGATCTTTGAATCGGATGACAGCCGTTGGAACGGCGTCATGTTTCCTGTAGAAAAAGAATTTCAAGAAAAAGCTCTCGCTAAATTCCCCGTATTGTCTCCACACCGGATTCTGCCCAAGTGGCTTTACCTGCCTTTAAATACGGATGGCTTTGAAGAAATTGTTCCTGACATCCTTCGTGAAGTTCTGCGGCCCCAGAGTTTTTGGGGAAGTATTCCAAAACCCAAAGGGAAAAAAGGAACCTCGCCAAAAACCAAGAAAAATAAAGACGACGATATTCAAGTGAATATCGATACGCGACGTCCACGCCTTTTTTCTGACGAACCCGCCGAAGAGAAGCTAAAAAAAGCTAAAAGGATCTCAGATCTTAAAAACCTAGGCGCGGTTTCCGAAAAACAATTCGCAAAGATCGGGATCACAACCGTTCCGCAGTTTATGAAGCTCGGCTGGAAAAAGACGATGAAGAAGCTCGCCGAATACGATCCGAAGCACCGCCATTCCATCTATGCTTATGCTTTGATCGGGGCTTTAACCAATACAGAATTCAACCGCATCTCTGAAGAAGAAAAGGCCGAGGCCCGAGCCTTTGTTAAGTCGCTTCCGAAAGTGGAAAAGAAAAAGCCGAAGAAGAAGTCACGGTAA
- a CDS encoding helix-turn-helix transcriptional regulator, with translation MQSRLFKKELGIYLKKKREHVGLSRRDLGLILGYSGSQYVHNWESGIALPPIMKIKILAKHLNVPAEEVFSRVEQIVVLEAAESLRRRFKMEA, from the coding sequence ATGCAGTCACGCCTTTTCAAAAAAGAACTCGGAATATATTTAAAAAAGAAACGAGAGCATGTGGGCCTCTCGCGGCGTGATCTTGGTCTGATTCTTGGTTACTCGGGCTCACAGTACGTGCACAATTGGGAGTCTGGCATCGCATTGCCTCCCATTATGAAAATAAAAATTCTGGCAAAACATCTCAACGTTCCTGCCGAAGAGGTTTTTAGCCGCGTCGAACAGATCGTCGTTCTTGAAGCCGCTGAAAGCTTACGTCGCCGATTTAAAATGGAAGCATAA
- a CDS encoding linear amide C-N hydrolase: MKTLFLVLSLISAVPAYPCTRLLWEGKNQDVIVGRNMDWLEDIGTNMWLFPRGIARDGLADANSLKWTAKYGSVVTSAYDKGTADGMNEKGLAANLLYLSESDFGSRDESLPGISVSLWAQYFLDNFATVDEAIAAIDKAPVQVLMASVPTTGGTKQGTVHLALSDRTGDTAVIEYIDGQPKIYQSKEFKVMTNSPPFDKQLAGLKQYKGFGGEKNLPGTTDAADRFVRAAYYTQQLPTPKDYREAVAGVLSVLRNVSQPFGTPDPARPYISPTRWRTVADLTKGLYFYENTLSPNLVWVDLAKLDFKKGAPVKKITLVKNYELIGNVSDKFKTTKSFEFLKPDVATGLKADAAR; the protein is encoded by the coding sequence ATGAAAACTCTATTTCTGGTTTTGAGTTTAATTTCTGCCGTTCCAGCTTATCCGTGCACGCGTCTTTTGTGGGAGGGTAAAAATCAGGACGTCATTGTGGGTCGCAATATGGATTGGTTGGAGGACATCGGGACAAATATGTGGCTCTTTCCACGCGGAATTGCGCGTGACGGTTTAGCGGATGCGAACTCTCTGAAATGGACTGCAAAATATGGAAGTGTTGTTACGTCGGCTTATGACAAGGGCACCGCCGATGGCATGAATGAAAAAGGTCTTGCAGCTAATTTGCTTTATCTTTCTGAAAGCGATTTTGGTTCTCGTGACGAAAGTCTTCCAGGTATTTCTGTCAGCCTTTGGGCGCAATATTTCTTGGATAATTTTGCAACGGTCGATGAAGCTATTGCGGCGATCGATAAGGCACCCGTTCAGGTCTTAATGGCTAGCGTTCCGACGACTGGTGGGACGAAGCAGGGAACTGTGCATTTGGCGTTGTCTGATAGAACCGGCGATACGGCTGTGATTGAATACATCGACGGACAGCCGAAAATTTATCAAAGCAAAGAATTCAAAGTTATGACGAATTCTCCACCGTTTGATAAACAATTGGCGGGATTAAAGCAGTACAAAGGTTTCGGAGGAGAAAAAAATCTTCCAGGCACGACAGATGCAGCCGATCGCTTTGTGCGGGCAGCTTACTACACTCAACAACTGCCGACGCCCAAAGACTACCGGGAAGCCGTCGCCGGTGTATTGAGTGTTCTGCGCAATGTCTCGCAGCCGTTTGGAACTCCCGATCCGGCACGCCCGTATATTTCCCCTACGCGGTGGCGAACTGTTGCGGATCTTACAAAAGGTCTTTACTTCTATGAGAACACTTTAAGTCCCAACCTCGTATGGGTGGATCTTGCCAAGTTGGATTTTAAGAAAGGCGCTCCTGTTAAAAAAATCACTCTCGTAAAAAATTACGAGTTAATTGGAAATGTTTCGGATAAATTCAAGACGACAAAAAGTTTTGAGTTTCTCAAGCCCGACGTCGCGACAGGCTTAAAAGCCGATGCCGCTCGATAA
- a CDS encoding DUF6644 family protein, translating into MLGEVAAKIGASSLSQGLQASTWIYPITESLHILGITLVVGGAFVFDLRLLGVGKAVPLETVANLNLRMSRRGFLLVVVTGVLLIVANPEEILLNRTFQIKMLLILFALINLGIYHWRVHQGLHSWAVAHSLLSLGLWTAVIFAGRLIAYT; encoded by the coding sequence ATGTTAGGCGAAGTCGCGGCGAAAATAGGTGCGTCTTCGCTGTCGCAAGGCCTGCAAGCGTCCACATGGATCTACCCCATCACAGAAAGCTTGCATATTTTGGGAATAACTTTGGTAGTAGGAGGCGCTTTTGTATTTGATTTGCGCTTACTCGGTGTTGGTAAAGCGGTGCCGTTAGAGACCGTTGCAAACCTCAATTTAAGAATGTCCCGGCGCGGTTTTCTTTTAGTTGTAGTGACGGGAGTTCTTTTAATTGTGGCGAATCCCGAAGAAATTCTTTTGAATCGCACTTTTCAAATCAAAATGCTTCTGATTCTTTTCGCTTTGATAAATCTAGGCATTTATCACTGGCGGGTTCATCAAGGTCTTCACAGCTGGGCTGTCGCGCATTCTTTACTTTCTTTAGGTTTGTGGACCGCTGTGATATTTGCGGGTCGACTTATCGCTTACACGTAA
- a CDS encoding DUF6152 family protein, whose translation MKKIVLLCFCLLTGLPVQAHHGWSSYDASKVMNFSAKVLKSSYENPHGSLQVDYQGKTWTVILAPVSRMQARGLTAEMIQPGADVQILGYPSKEKKPELRAESITVNNKKVELR comes from the coding sequence ATGAAAAAGATAGTACTGCTTTGTTTTTGTCTCTTAACAGGTTTGCCCGTTCAAGCTCATCACGGATGGAGCTCTTACGACGCTTCGAAGGTGATGAACTTTTCAGCGAAAGTTTTAAAGTCGTCCTATGAAAATCCGCACGGCAGTTTGCAAGTGGATTATCAGGGGAAAACTTGGACGGTGATCCTGGCTCCGGTTTCACGAATGCAGGCGCGAGGGCTCACAGCAGAAATGATTCAGCCGGGAGCGGACGTGCAAATTCTGGGATATCCCTCCAAAGAGAAAAAACCAGAGCTTCGTGCGGAATCTATCACCGTAAATAACAAAAAAGTCGAGTTGCGCTAA
- a CDS encoding transporter substrate-binding domain-containing protein gives MRFSAILLLCSVFAFSVSGHEAKAPHRQELRGGVPAGLAAPLLFEEKDPTHLVGLVPDYINALAEELGMKSSLSLVTRYRLDDYLLKGQMDMLCYTSTVWASNKDQLDFSIPIFTKREVIIGPAPMPKRYQDLQGKTIGAMLQYVYPKLDPLFAAKKINREDAPREEANLMKLLNGRLSYIVTDEIFLDYFKTKHPEIEKGRERMFLQEYPISCSISRKGRVKVKDLNAAIERLKTNGKLEKIFKKYGSSFK, from the coding sequence ATGCGCTTCAGTGCTATTCTTCTCTTGTGTTCCGTGTTCGCATTTTCCGTCTCTGGGCACGAAGCAAAGGCACCCCATCGACAAGAACTTCGTGGCGGTGTTCCGGCTGGTCTGGCAGCGCCTCTTCTTTTTGAGGAAAAAGATCCAACGCATCTGGTAGGTCTCGTTCCCGACTACATCAATGCCTTAGCTGAAGAGCTGGGTATGAAAAGTTCGCTAAGCTTGGTCACTCGTTACCGTTTGGATGACTATCTTCTGAAAGGGCAGATGGACATGCTTTGCTATACGAGCACGGTATGGGCCAGCAATAAGGATCAGCTGGATTTTTCTATTCCGATTTTTACGAAGCGTGAAGTGATCATCGGCCCCGCACCGATGCCGAAGCGCTATCAAGATTTGCAGGGGAAAACAATCGGAGCCATGCTTCAGTACGTCTATCCGAAACTAGATCCGCTGTTTGCGGCAAAAAAGATAAACCGCGAAGATGCGCCTCGTGAGGAAGCAAATTTAATGAAGCTTCTCAATGGACGTCTTTCTTATATTGTGACGGATGAAATTTTCTTGGATTATTTCAAGACAAAACATCCCGAAATTGAAAAAGGTCGTGAAAGAATGTTTTTACAAGAGTATCCGATTTCTTGCTCGATCAGCCGTAAAGGCCGGGTCAAGGTTAAGGATCTCAACGCAGCTATTGAAAGACTCAAAACGAACGGCAAGCTCGAGAAAATCTTTAAAAAGTACGGCAGCAGTTTCAAATAA